One Ricinus communis isolate WT05 ecotype wild-type chromosome 1, ASM1957865v1, whole genome shotgun sequence DNA window includes the following coding sequences:
- the LOC8283697 gene encoding uncharacterized protein LOC8283697 isoform X1: protein MMMGQGSFGYGGGSSNLSALAPPFTVDRSVPKPLVDLTEPTSYHHSLHNWVNPHQPEFDYFFIQKPELDSNSYNRYSASSNPHVSVSTDSVLYGQSGVTGLEAKPYYPSTYISPAIGNDCSLGGVPHHSDYGLLSASRVSTSIGSSEDYTQSLSGQWSGMWDGLTDWLQSEQVQLDGSFCSKETYMNQVAGLYASESTSKYEASQSADTVGRETQIESAGVGKLDYKSFLGENRKFTPSDYPTPSSLASTLLVPETCSQVPSKKAVNSWNHHMPYSASNEKCLRRHDATSSDIATILYSSPAVVIKPPEHNKGSLKNVNTSSDGDNKDFSCNSPSVVVEPRPFITSKGSVCYDASQVSFHLGKTDQVIANFSSAKNEELSSNQNASMDVSGHFAGEKPVIQVPCTSLGGISLVDKNEAIDPAKNHTESLDHYNPAVDSPCWKGAPVSNFSQLEVSEAVTPQNMKNLEACSGSNHQGYQTFSVSSDDAVKVSPEKTSEKSIQQKGWSLENYSASSMKRPLADNMLHREGIDHFVNFGANCTKPSLFHQVQISDDALPNKSFDDSNGKLPQNEKQSCESGKWTTESNSAPVISVADVGMNMNDDPDECSSHVPFHAVEHVLSSPPSADSASIKLTKACGGVSTQKTYIRTVIDTMQNLSELLIFHLSNDLCDLKEDDSNALKGMISNLELCMLKNVERMTSTQESIIPERDGAQLSGKSSKLQKGTNGNGFLISRSDPLEFQYSVKYQHVQDEHNISSGKNDETLSSYVSVRAAADMLKRDKMTQAIKNALTENFHGEEETEPQVLLYKNLWLEAEASLCYASCMARFNRIKSEMEKCDSEKANGSPENCMVEEKLSKSNIRSDPCTGNVLASNTKGSPLPDTSIPESSILCTSSHADDVTARYHILKYRVDSTNAVNTSSLDKMLGSADKLSSSQFSPCPNNVEKGVCEEKDGQKPDISIQDSLVSNTTSHLNDVEASVMARFHILKCRDDNFSMHKEESTESVDLGYVGLPRHWPTGTDETEDRVLDVNMRTHLQHHDCNFTEDKLPVKEFHLFVKDDPVIGSRDINRLGDQSHASFCDGSSDWEHVLLEELGQTVEP, encoded by the exons ATGATGATGGGTCAAGGATCATTTGGTTATGGAGGAGGATCTTCAAACTTATCAGCTTTAGCTCCTCCTTTTACTGTTGATAGGTCTGTGCCAAAACCACTAGTTGACTTGACTGAACCAACTTCTTATCATCACTCTCTGCACAATTGGGTTAACCCTCATCAGCCTGAGTTTGATTACTTTTTCATCCAAAAACCCGAGCTTGattcaaattcatataatagaTATTCTGCTTCTTCTAACCCTCATGTTTCAGTCTCAACTGATTCTGTTTTATACGGCCAAAGTGGGGTTACTGGGCTTGAAGCTAAACCTTATTATCCCTCTACCTATATTTCACCTGCAATTGGCAACGATTGTTCCTTGGGAGGAGTCCCCCATCATTCTGATTATGGCTTATTGTCTGCTTCTCGTGTTTCTACATCCATTGGTTCCTCTGAAGATTATACTCAAAGCTTGTCCGGTCAGTGGAGTGGTATGTGGGATGGGCTCACAGATTGGCTGCAGAGTGAACAGGTGCAACTTGATGGGAGTTTCTGCTCAAAGGAGACTTACATGAATCAAG TTGCAGGACTATATGCATCTGAGAGCACAAGCAAATATGAAGCTTCTCAAAGTGCTGATACAGTTGGTAGGGAAACCCAAATTGAGTCTGCAGGAGTAGGAAAGTTGGATTATAAATCCTTCCTGGGCGAAAATCGCAAGTTCACACCTAGTGATTATCCAACACCTTCAAGCCTGGCATCTACTTTACTAGTTCCAGAAACCTGTTCTCAGGTACCATCCAAAAAAGCTGTCAATTCCTGGAATCATCACATGCCGTACAGTGCTTCAAATGAAAAATGCTTGAGAAGGCATGATGCTACTTCAAGTGATATTGCAACAATCCTATATTCTTCCCCTGCTGTTGTCATCAAACCACCAGAACACAATAAAGGTTCATTAAAAAATGTGAATACTAGCAGTGATGGGGATAATAAAGATTTCTCTTGCAATAGTCCTTCTGTTGTGGTGGAGCCTCGTCCATTCATAACTTCTAAAGGCAGTGTTTGTTATGATGCCAGCCAAGTCAGCTTCCACCTAGGAAAGACTGATCAGGTTATTGCAAATTTTTCTTCAGcaaaaaatgaagaattatCAAGCAATCAAAATGCTTCTATGGATGTCTCTGGTCATTTTGCCGGAGAAAAACCTGTAATTCAAGTTCCTTGTACAAGTCTAGGTGGCATAAGCTTAGTGGACAAAAATGAAGCTATTGATCCTGCAAAGAATCATACTGAGTCTCTAGATCATTACAATCCTGCTGTGGATTCACCATGCTGGAAGGGGGCTCCAGTTTCTAATTTTTCTCAGCTTGAAGTTTCTGAGGCTGTCACTCcacaaaatatgaaaaatttagaAGCCTGCAGTGGTTCAAATCATCAAGGTTATCAAACATTTTCTGTCAGTTCTGATGATGCTGTAAAAGTTTCACCTGAAAAAACAAGTGAAAAGTCAATCCAACAAAAAGGCTGGAGTTTGGAAAATTATTCAGCTTCTTCTATGAAGAGGCCTTTGGCTGATAACATGTTACACAGAGAAGGAATTGATCATTTTGTGAACTTTGGAGCTAATTGCACAAAGCCTAGCTTGTTCCATCAGGTTCAAATTTCTGATGATGCCCTCCCTAACAAATCATTTGATGATTCTAATGGTAAACTGCCTCAGAATGAGAAACAAAGTTGTGAAAGTGGTAAATGGACTACTGAAAGTAATTCTGCACCAGTTATTAGTGTTGCTGATGTCGGGATGAATATGAATGACGACCCAGATGAATGTTCATCACATGTTCCATTCCATGCTGTAGAACATGTATTATCTTCACCGCCTTCTGCAGACAGTGCTTCTATTAAGCTAACTAAAGCTTGCGGAGGAGTATCAACACAGAAGACATATATTAGGACAGTGATTGATACTATGCAGAACCTGTCAGAATTGcttatatttcatttatcaaatGATCTGTGTGATCTGAAGGAAGATGATTCTAATGCTCTTAAAGGCATGATCAGTAATCTTGAATTGTGTATGTTAAAGAATGTGGAGAGAATGACTTCAACACAAGAATCAATTATTCCTGAAAGAGATGGTGCTCAACTTTCTGGGAAGTCATCTAAGCTTCagaag GGTACAAATGGGAATGGCTTTCTGATATCTAGAAGCGATCCTCTTGAATTTCAATACTCAGTTAAATATCAGCATGTCCAGGACGAGCATAACATTTCTTCTGGTAAGAATGATGAGACATTGTCAAGTTATGTTTCTGTTAGAGCTGCTGCAGACATGTTGAAACGTGATAAAATGACCCAG GCTATAAAGAATGCTCTTACTGAGAATTTTCATGGTGAGGAAGAAACAGAGCCACAAGTTCTTTTGTACAAGAATCTGTGGCTTGAAGCAGAAGCTTCATTATGTTATGCTAGTTGTATGGCTCGCTTTAATCGAATAAAGAGTGAGATGGAGAAATGTGACTCAGAAAAAGCAAATG GTTCACCAGAAAACTGTATGGTTGAAGAGAAACTATCAAAGTCCAATATTCGTTCTGATCCATGCACAGGTAACGTGTTGGCATCTAATACTAAGGGTAGCCCTCTCCCAGATACTTCCATTCCAGAGTCTTCTATCTTATGCACAAGCAGCCATGCTGATGATGTTACGGCTAGATATCATATCTTAAAATACCGGGTTGACAGCACAAATGCTGTGAATACTTCATCCTTGGACAAAATGTTGGGTTCTGCAGATAAGTTGTCTAGTTCTCAGTTTTCTCCGTGTCCAAACAATGTTGAAAAAGGGGTATGTGAAGAGAAAGATGGCCAAAAGCCAGACATATCCATCCAGGATTCCTTGGTTTCAAATACAACTAGTCATTTAAATGATGTTGAAGCTTCGGTTATGGCAAGATTTCATATCCTCAAATGCCGGGATGACAATTTTTCCATGCACAAGGAAGAGTCCACAGAAAGTGTTGACCTTGGATATGTAGGTTTGCCAAGGCATTGGCCAACTGGTACGGATGAAACAGAGGACAGAGTTCTGGATGTAAATATGAGAACTCACTTGCAACATCATGATTGTAACTTTACTGAAGACAAACTGCCAGTCAAGGAGTTCCATCTATTTGTCAAGGATGACCCAGTGATTGGTTCTCGTGATATCAATAGGCTTGGGGATCAATCTCATGCTAGTTTCTGTGATGGCTCTTCGGACTGGGAACATGTACTGTTGGAGGAGCTTGGCCAGACTGTTGAACCttga
- the LOC8283697 gene encoding uncharacterized protein LOC8283697 isoform X2 — MMMGQGSFGYGGGSSNLSALAPPFTVDRSVPKPLVDLTEPTSYHHSLHNWVNPHQPEFDYFFIQKPELDSNSYNRYSASSNPHVSVSTDSVLYGQSGVTGLEAKPYYPSTYISPAIGNDCSLGGVPHHSDYGLLSASRVSTSIGSSEDYTQSLSGQWSGMWDGLTDWLQSEQVQLDGSFCSKETYMNQGLYASESTSKYEASQSADTVGRETQIESAGVGKLDYKSFLGENRKFTPSDYPTPSSLASTLLVPETCSQVPSKKAVNSWNHHMPYSASNEKCLRRHDATSSDIATILYSSPAVVIKPPEHNKGSLKNVNTSSDGDNKDFSCNSPSVVVEPRPFITSKGSVCYDASQVSFHLGKTDQVIANFSSAKNEELSSNQNASMDVSGHFAGEKPVIQVPCTSLGGISLVDKNEAIDPAKNHTESLDHYNPAVDSPCWKGAPVSNFSQLEVSEAVTPQNMKNLEACSGSNHQGYQTFSVSSDDAVKVSPEKTSEKSIQQKGWSLENYSASSMKRPLADNMLHREGIDHFVNFGANCTKPSLFHQVQISDDALPNKSFDDSNGKLPQNEKQSCESGKWTTESNSAPVISVADVGMNMNDDPDECSSHVPFHAVEHVLSSPPSADSASIKLTKACGGVSTQKTYIRTVIDTMQNLSELLIFHLSNDLCDLKEDDSNALKGMISNLELCMLKNVERMTSTQESIIPERDGAQLSGKSSKLQKGTNGNGFLISRSDPLEFQYSVKYQHVQDEHNISSGKNDETLSSYVSVRAAADMLKRDKMTQAIKNALTENFHGEEETEPQVLLYKNLWLEAEASLCYASCMARFNRIKSEMEKCDSEKANGSPENCMVEEKLSKSNIRSDPCTGNVLASNTKGSPLPDTSIPESSILCTSSHADDVTARYHILKYRVDSTNAVNTSSLDKMLGSADKLSSSQFSPCPNNVEKGVCEEKDGQKPDISIQDSLVSNTTSHLNDVEASVMARFHILKCRDDNFSMHKEESTESVDLGYVGLPRHWPTGTDETEDRVLDVNMRTHLQHHDCNFTEDKLPVKEFHLFVKDDPVIGSRDINRLGDQSHASFCDGSSDWEHVLLEELGQTVEP; from the exons ATGATGATGGGTCAAGGATCATTTGGTTATGGAGGAGGATCTTCAAACTTATCAGCTTTAGCTCCTCCTTTTACTGTTGATAGGTCTGTGCCAAAACCACTAGTTGACTTGACTGAACCAACTTCTTATCATCACTCTCTGCACAATTGGGTTAACCCTCATCAGCCTGAGTTTGATTACTTTTTCATCCAAAAACCCGAGCTTGattcaaattcatataatagaTATTCTGCTTCTTCTAACCCTCATGTTTCAGTCTCAACTGATTCTGTTTTATACGGCCAAAGTGGGGTTACTGGGCTTGAAGCTAAACCTTATTATCCCTCTACCTATATTTCACCTGCAATTGGCAACGATTGTTCCTTGGGAGGAGTCCCCCATCATTCTGATTATGGCTTATTGTCTGCTTCTCGTGTTTCTACATCCATTGGTTCCTCTGAAGATTATACTCAAAGCTTGTCCGGTCAGTGGAGTGGTATGTGGGATGGGCTCACAGATTGGCTGCAGAGTGAACAGGTGCAACTTGATGGGAGTTTCTGCTCAAAGGAGACTTACATGAATCAAG GACTATATGCATCTGAGAGCACAAGCAAATATGAAGCTTCTCAAAGTGCTGATACAGTTGGTAGGGAAACCCAAATTGAGTCTGCAGGAGTAGGAAAGTTGGATTATAAATCCTTCCTGGGCGAAAATCGCAAGTTCACACCTAGTGATTATCCAACACCTTCAAGCCTGGCATCTACTTTACTAGTTCCAGAAACCTGTTCTCAGGTACCATCCAAAAAAGCTGTCAATTCCTGGAATCATCACATGCCGTACAGTGCTTCAAATGAAAAATGCTTGAGAAGGCATGATGCTACTTCAAGTGATATTGCAACAATCCTATATTCTTCCCCTGCTGTTGTCATCAAACCACCAGAACACAATAAAGGTTCATTAAAAAATGTGAATACTAGCAGTGATGGGGATAATAAAGATTTCTCTTGCAATAGTCCTTCTGTTGTGGTGGAGCCTCGTCCATTCATAACTTCTAAAGGCAGTGTTTGTTATGATGCCAGCCAAGTCAGCTTCCACCTAGGAAAGACTGATCAGGTTATTGCAAATTTTTCTTCAGcaaaaaatgaagaattatCAAGCAATCAAAATGCTTCTATGGATGTCTCTGGTCATTTTGCCGGAGAAAAACCTGTAATTCAAGTTCCTTGTACAAGTCTAGGTGGCATAAGCTTAGTGGACAAAAATGAAGCTATTGATCCTGCAAAGAATCATACTGAGTCTCTAGATCATTACAATCCTGCTGTGGATTCACCATGCTGGAAGGGGGCTCCAGTTTCTAATTTTTCTCAGCTTGAAGTTTCTGAGGCTGTCACTCcacaaaatatgaaaaatttagaAGCCTGCAGTGGTTCAAATCATCAAGGTTATCAAACATTTTCTGTCAGTTCTGATGATGCTGTAAAAGTTTCACCTGAAAAAACAAGTGAAAAGTCAATCCAACAAAAAGGCTGGAGTTTGGAAAATTATTCAGCTTCTTCTATGAAGAGGCCTTTGGCTGATAACATGTTACACAGAGAAGGAATTGATCATTTTGTGAACTTTGGAGCTAATTGCACAAAGCCTAGCTTGTTCCATCAGGTTCAAATTTCTGATGATGCCCTCCCTAACAAATCATTTGATGATTCTAATGGTAAACTGCCTCAGAATGAGAAACAAAGTTGTGAAAGTGGTAAATGGACTACTGAAAGTAATTCTGCACCAGTTATTAGTGTTGCTGATGTCGGGATGAATATGAATGACGACCCAGATGAATGTTCATCACATGTTCCATTCCATGCTGTAGAACATGTATTATCTTCACCGCCTTCTGCAGACAGTGCTTCTATTAAGCTAACTAAAGCTTGCGGAGGAGTATCAACACAGAAGACATATATTAGGACAGTGATTGATACTATGCAGAACCTGTCAGAATTGcttatatttcatttatcaaatGATCTGTGTGATCTGAAGGAAGATGATTCTAATGCTCTTAAAGGCATGATCAGTAATCTTGAATTGTGTATGTTAAAGAATGTGGAGAGAATGACTTCAACACAAGAATCAATTATTCCTGAAAGAGATGGTGCTCAACTTTCTGGGAAGTCATCTAAGCTTCagaag GGTACAAATGGGAATGGCTTTCTGATATCTAGAAGCGATCCTCTTGAATTTCAATACTCAGTTAAATATCAGCATGTCCAGGACGAGCATAACATTTCTTCTGGTAAGAATGATGAGACATTGTCAAGTTATGTTTCTGTTAGAGCTGCTGCAGACATGTTGAAACGTGATAAAATGACCCAG GCTATAAAGAATGCTCTTACTGAGAATTTTCATGGTGAGGAAGAAACAGAGCCACAAGTTCTTTTGTACAAGAATCTGTGGCTTGAAGCAGAAGCTTCATTATGTTATGCTAGTTGTATGGCTCGCTTTAATCGAATAAAGAGTGAGATGGAGAAATGTGACTCAGAAAAAGCAAATG GTTCACCAGAAAACTGTATGGTTGAAGAGAAACTATCAAAGTCCAATATTCGTTCTGATCCATGCACAGGTAACGTGTTGGCATCTAATACTAAGGGTAGCCCTCTCCCAGATACTTCCATTCCAGAGTCTTCTATCTTATGCACAAGCAGCCATGCTGATGATGTTACGGCTAGATATCATATCTTAAAATACCGGGTTGACAGCACAAATGCTGTGAATACTTCATCCTTGGACAAAATGTTGGGTTCTGCAGATAAGTTGTCTAGTTCTCAGTTTTCTCCGTGTCCAAACAATGTTGAAAAAGGGGTATGTGAAGAGAAAGATGGCCAAAAGCCAGACATATCCATCCAGGATTCCTTGGTTTCAAATACAACTAGTCATTTAAATGATGTTGAAGCTTCGGTTATGGCAAGATTTCATATCCTCAAATGCCGGGATGACAATTTTTCCATGCACAAGGAAGAGTCCACAGAAAGTGTTGACCTTGGATATGTAGGTTTGCCAAGGCATTGGCCAACTGGTACGGATGAAACAGAGGACAGAGTTCTGGATGTAAATATGAGAACTCACTTGCAACATCATGATTGTAACTTTACTGAAGACAAACTGCCAGTCAAGGAGTTCCATCTATTTGTCAAGGATGACCCAGTGATTGGTTCTCGTGATATCAATAGGCTTGGGGATCAATCTCATGCTAGTTTCTGTGATGGCTCTTCGGACTGGGAACATGTACTGTTGGAGGAGCTTGGCCAGACTGTTGAACCttga